The Verrucomicrobiota bacterium JB022 genome includes a region encoding these proteins:
- a CDS encoding DUF892 family protein produces MSDTSQQRSVGLRDLYLDQLRDLYSVECQLIPAFEELAKLASCNNLQRLFERHVEETRLQQERLAAVGHAQGWDLGGDPSKAMEGLIKGGHAHIKDMPTPEARDVLIVAHTRRVKQYELAAYGIVEALAKRIGCRQDIERLRASADEEHAMDLALARLAEDDILDALPAD; encoded by the coding sequence ATGAGCGACACCAGCCAGCAGCGAAGCGTGGGGCTGCGGGATCTGTATCTCGATCAGCTCCGGGATCTCTATAGCGTGGAGTGCCAGTTGATCCCGGCCTTTGAGGAGCTGGCGAAGTTGGCGAGCTGTAACAACCTGCAGCGGCTCTTCGAGCGCCACGTCGAGGAAACACGACTGCAACAGGAGCGGCTCGCGGCTGTCGGGCACGCGCAGGGTTGGGACCTCGGCGGCGACCCCTCAAAGGCCATGGAGGGCCTGATCAAGGGCGGGCACGCGCACATCAAGGACATGCCCACCCCCGAAGCACGCGACGTGTTGATCGTCGCCCACACCCGCCGGGTGAAGCAATATGAGTTGGCGGCCTATGGCATCGTCGAAGCCTTGGCCAAACGCATCGGCTGCCGGCAAGACATCGAGCGCCTCCGCGCCTCGGCCGACGAGGAACACGCGATGGACCTCGCCCTCGCCCGGCTCGCCGAAGACGACATCCTCGACGCCCTGCCGGCCGATTGA
- a CDS encoding LysR family transcriptional regulator, with protein sequence MTPFDDLSLLRAFIAIVDGGSISGGAQALNKPQPTMSRYLRTLEERCGATLIQRDTHRMRLTEAGQRFYADALAMLELADEAEQRLWEDRVALQGHLRICSTIEFGQTAVPRLLAAFLQDHPRLTAELDYSNRPLNMIEEGFDAGILAGHLQDDLVVARPAGEIVRYPVAAPALIASRSQPHQPADLADWPWMSLAGAQFGGSDQLVLEAEGREPAEVPLPPVLVARGVTSLREVAYTGLAGCVLPHWLVEEDIAAGRLTRLLPEWHAPSFPVHVVYPAHRRLPARARAFVDFAVQWLRDELA encoded by the coding sequence ATGACGCCCTTCGACGACCTCTCGCTGCTGCGGGCCTTTATTGCCATCGTGGACGGGGGCAGCATTTCGGGCGGCGCGCAGGCGCTCAACAAGCCGCAGCCGACCATGAGCCGCTACCTGCGCACGCTGGAGGAGCGTTGCGGTGCCACCCTGATCCAGCGCGACACCCACCGCATGCGCCTGACCGAAGCGGGGCAGCGCTTTTACGCCGATGCCCTTGCCATGCTGGAGCTGGCCGACGAAGCGGAGCAGCGCCTGTGGGAAGATCGCGTGGCGCTGCAGGGCCATTTGCGCATCTGTTCGACCATCGAGTTTGGCCAGACGGCCGTGCCTCGCCTGCTCGCGGCCTTTTTGCAAGACCACCCGCGCCTCACCGCCGAGCTGGATTACAGCAACCGCCCGCTCAACATGATCGAAGAAGGCTTCGACGCGGGCATCCTCGCTGGTCACTTGCAGGACGACCTCGTGGTGGCGCGCCCAGCGGGAGAGATCGTGCGCTACCCGGTGGCCGCCCCCGCTCTGATTGCCTCGCGTAGCCAGCCCCACCAGCCTGCCGATCTCGCCGACTGGCCGTGGATGAGCCTTGCCGGGGCCCAGTTTGGCGGCAGCGACCAGTTGGTGCTCGAAGCGGAAGGTCGCGAACCCGCAGAAGTGCCGCTCCCGCCCGTGCTCGTCGCGCGCGGCGTCACCAGCCTGCGCGAAGTCGCCTACACCGGCCTCGCCGGCTGCGTTTTGCCTCACTGGCTGGTCGAGGAAGACATCGCAGCCGGTCGCCTGACTCGACTCCTGCCCGAGTGGCACGCGCCCTCCTTCCCCGTCCACGTCGTCTACCCCGCCCACCGGCGCCTGCCCGCTCGCGCCCGCGCCTTCGTCGACTTCGCCGTCCAATGGCTGCGAGACGAGCTGGCGTGA
- a CDS encoding SDR family oxidoreductase, which yields MSTTDNSHPARVAIVTGSSRGIGAAIAQRLAADGFAVVVNYAGRADAAEQVVSHIESAGGQAMAVQADVSKVADAARLFERAVEAFGGVDVLVNSAGVIQPGFVNVADTDEELFDHIVAVNLKGTYNTLRLAAEHLRQGGSVVNFSTSVVGLSLPGYSAYAATKAGVESLTHIFAKELRGRSITVNAVAPGPVATELFLKDKTDEQVERLAKMPPLERLGKPEDIAPVVAFLVGPEGGWINGQVIRANGGLV from the coding sequence ATGAGCACAACCGACAATTCTCACCCGGCCCGCGTGGCCATCGTTACGGGTTCTTCGCGAGGGATCGGGGCGGCGATTGCCCAACGTCTGGCGGCCGACGGGTTTGCCGTGGTCGTCAACTACGCGGGTCGGGCGGATGCGGCCGAGCAGGTCGTCTCGCACATCGAAAGCGCGGGCGGGCAAGCCATGGCGGTGCAGGCCGACGTTTCGAAGGTCGCCGATGCCGCCCGGCTGTTCGAACGCGCGGTAGAGGCCTTTGGCGGCGTCGATGTGCTGGTCAACAGCGCAGGTGTGATCCAGCCGGGCTTCGTCAACGTGGCGGATACCGACGAGGAGCTGTTCGACCACATCGTGGCGGTCAACCTCAAGGGCACCTACAACACCTTGCGCCTCGCTGCCGAGCACCTGCGCCAAGGCGGGAGCGTGGTCAACTTTTCGACCAGCGTCGTGGGGCTGTCGCTGCCGGGCTACTCGGCCTATGCGGCGACCAAGGCGGGCGTGGAGTCGTTGACCCACATCTTTGCGAAGGAGCTGCGGGGGCGGAGCATCACCGTCAACGCCGTTGCGCCGGGGCCGGTCGCGACCGAGCTGTTCCTGAAGGACAAGACGGACGAGCAGGTCGAGCGGCTGGCGAAAATGCCTCCGCTGGAGCGGCTGGGCAAGCCGGAGGATATCGCGCCGGTGGTGGCCTTCCTCGTCGGCCCCGAAGGCGGGTGGATCAACGGGCAAGTGATCCGTGCCAACGGCGGTCTGGTGTAA
- the ruvX gene encoding Holliday junction resolvase RuvX, giving the protein MPRYLGIDYGEKRIGLAYGDDLGVATPLPAVVEATLEAKFAALARQVEQRRPAALIIGYPFNMDGSVGFKAREVDVFIAQLEERFGLPVHRMDERLTSHQVETQLRAMGRKNSNDRKTRATGEIDSRAASLILQDYLDLHHPPVLEEPWDDEDEDYR; this is encoded by the coding sequence ATGCCCCGCTATCTCGGGATCGACTACGGAGAGAAACGCATCGGCCTTGCCTATGGCGACGACTTGGGGGTGGCCACTCCCCTGCCTGCGGTGGTCGAGGCCACGCTGGAGGCGAAGTTCGCGGCGCTGGCCCGGCAGGTGGAGCAGCGTCGCCCGGCGGCGTTGATCATCGGCTACCCGTTCAACATGGACGGGTCGGTCGGCTTCAAGGCGCGCGAGGTGGATGTGTTTATCGCGCAGCTCGAAGAGCGTTTTGGCCTGCCGGTGCACCGGATGGACGAGCGGCTGACGTCCCACCAGGTCGAGACGCAGTTGCGTGCGATGGGCCGCAAAAACAGCAACGACCGTAAGACGCGGGCCACGGGCGAAATCGATTCCCGCGCCGCCAGCCTGATCTTGCAAGACTACCTCGACCTCCACCACCCGCCCGTGCTCGAAGAGCCGTGGGACGACGAGGACGAGGATTACCGCTAG
- a CDS encoding Mur ligase family protein, whose protein sequence is MRLYFMSVCGTGMGNAALLMRQLGHEVLGCDRNIYPPMSDALQAAGIEILPDFDAERLQRLQPDLVVVGNVNTRGNPEVEWLLRTRAIPYTSLPGLLNSHLLTHRRNIVVTGTHGKTTTTCLAAYLLRQHGQQPGWLVGGIPRDLPSGAELGQPDAPFVIEGDEYDSAFFDKRSKFIHYAPNIVILNHLEFDHADIFRDLSDVQRTFSHLLRIVPQDGFILANGDDPNQRDLVDSVHWCRVLKVGTDAANDLQIRGFTEDERGSRFQLVWRGTVWGRVQWKQWGLYNARNAAMACLAAGLALKPEDPFCAIEPEKLQGYQGVKRRQEVLFDNGTTTLISDFGHHPTAIRQTLESMQQRYKGRPVVACFEARSNTACRKVLEADFATAFAPADRVHFGAVFRAERYRDEDRIDLEAIAAGLGTQAVAHGTNEAMGAALRQSLLDEPRQVVVFFSNGSFDGVIEQTVQAVREGA, encoded by the coding sequence ATGCGGTTGTATTTCATGAGTGTGTGCGGCACGGGGATGGGCAATGCGGCGTTGTTGATGCGCCAACTGGGGCACGAGGTGCTCGGGTGCGACCGCAATATTTACCCGCCGATGAGCGACGCCCTCCAGGCCGCCGGGATCGAGATCCTGCCCGACTTCGATGCCGAGCGTCTGCAGCGTCTCCAGCCCGACCTCGTGGTGGTGGGCAACGTGAATACGCGCGGAAACCCGGAGGTGGAGTGGCTGCTGCGCACGCGCGCTATCCCGTACACCTCGCTGCCGGGCTTGTTGAACAGCCACCTGCTCACCCACCGCCGCAACATCGTGGTGACGGGTACCCATGGCAAGACGACCACCACCTGCCTCGCGGCCTACCTGTTGCGCCAGCATGGTCAACAGCCCGGCTGGCTGGTGGGGGGCATCCCGCGCGACTTGCCGAGCGGGGCCGAGTTGGGCCAGCCCGACGCGCCTTTTGTGATCGAGGGCGACGAGTATGACAGCGCGTTTTTCGACAAGCGCAGCAAGTTCATCCACTACGCGCCCAACATCGTGATCCTGAACCACCTGGAGTTCGACCACGCCGACATCTTTCGCGACCTTTCCGACGTGCAGCGCACGTTTAGTCACCTGCTGCGCATCGTGCCGCAAGACGGCTTCATCCTCGCCAATGGCGACGACCCCAACCAGCGCGATCTCGTCGACTCGGTGCATTGGTGCCGCGTGCTGAAGGTAGGGACCGATGCGGCCAACGATTTGCAGATCCGGGGCTTTACCGAAGACGAGCGTGGCTCGCGCTTTCAACTGGTGTGGCGCGGCACTGTATGGGGTCGGGTGCAGTGGAAGCAGTGGGGGCTCTACAATGCCCGCAATGCCGCCATGGCCTGCCTCGCTGCCGGTTTGGCGTTGAAGCCCGAAGACCCTTTCTGTGCGATTGAGCCGGAAAAGCTGCAGGGCTACCAAGGCGTAAAGCGTCGCCAGGAGGTGCTGTTCGACAATGGCACGACGACGCTGATCAGCGACTTCGGGCACCACCCGACCGCGATCCGCCAGACGCTGGAGTCGATGCAGCAGCGTTACAAGGGGCGGCCGGTCGTGGCGTGCTTCGAGGCGCGCAGCAACACGGCTTGCCGCAAGGTGTTGGAGGCGGACTTTGCGACCGCCTTCGCCCCGGCTGACCGTGTGCACTTCGGCGCCGTTTTCCGCGCCGAGCGTTACCGCGACGAAGACCGGATCGACCTGGAGGCGATTGCCGCCGGGCTCGGCACGCAGGCCGTCGCGCACGGCACTAATGAGGCGATGGGCGCGGCGCTGCGTCAGAGCCTGCTGGACGAGCCGCGTCAGGTGGTCGTGTTCTTCTCCAACGGGAGCTTTGACGGCGTGATCGAGCAGACGGTGCAGGCGGTGCGCGAGGGGGCATAA
- a CDS encoding DUF4097 family beta strand repeat-containing protein, with translation MMQKVMSRGAAISAAVFLLLALSGCFSTPLVKGTRTASMAMPEGRALQVETRNGYIEVIRGDTAEVAVEAQVRVRSQERLDTVDVMPVDDGQRVSLRPLWPDGSSLQRNEGVSFKLVVPGVEGVTLETGNGHLKLQGLSGPAALETSNGRIEVREHAGEVSARTSNGSVVVHEVQGQVDVHTSNGDVEVRGAAGAVQVRTSNGSIEIALAEASRGPLTAISSNGSVSVVLSPSFSGILTLKTSNGGIKLRDLPAARIIDSGKHEMKLQLGESTEESRVVTSNGNVTVRLAAE, from the coding sequence ATGATGCAAAAAGTGATGTCTCGCGGGGCGGCGATCAGTGCCGCCGTCTTCCTGCTGCTGGCCTTGAGCGGCTGTTTCTCCACCCCCTTGGTCAAAGGCACGCGCACGGCGTCGATGGCGATGCCGGAGGGCCGTGCGCTGCAGGTGGAGACCCGCAACGGCTACATTGAAGTCATCCGGGGCGATACGGCCGAGGTCGCGGTGGAGGCACAGGTGCGGGTGCGCTCGCAGGAGCGCCTCGACACGGTCGACGTGATGCCGGTGGACGACGGCCAGCGCGTGTCGCTGCGCCCGTTGTGGCCCGATGGGAGCTCTCTGCAACGCAATGAGGGCGTGAGCTTCAAGCTCGTGGTGCCGGGCGTGGAGGGGGTCACGCTGGAGACGGGCAACGGCCACCTCAAGCTGCAAGGGCTGAGCGGGCCGGCCGCATTGGAAACCTCCAATGGCCGCATCGAGGTGCGGGAGCACGCAGGGGAGGTCTCGGCCCGCACCAGCAATGGCAGTGTGGTCGTCCATGAGGTGCAAGGGCAGGTGGATGTGCACACGAGCAATGGAGATGTGGAAGTAAGGGGCGCGGCGGGCGCCGTCCAAGTGCGGACCTCCAACGGTTCGATCGAGATTGCGCTGGCGGAGGCAAGCCGTGGGCCGCTGACGGCTATTTCTTCCAACGGTAGCGTTTCGGTGGTGCTGAGCCCAAGCTTCAGCGGCATCCTGACGCTCAAGACGTCCAATGGGGGCATCAAACTGCGGGACTTGCCGGCGGCGCGGATTATCGATAGCGGCAAGCACGAGATGAAGCTGCAGTTGGGCGAGAGCACCGAGGAATCGCGCGTGGTCACGAGTAATGGCAACGTCACCGTACGCCTGGCTGCCGAATAG
- a CDS encoding DUF1328 family protein codes for MLTWSIVFFIVALIAAALGFGGIAGAAAGIAKILFFVFLVLLIVSLIAGAVRGRTPTV; via the coding sequence ATGCTTACCTGGTCCATCGTCTTCTTTATCGTAGCCCTCATTGCCGCCGCCCTTGGTTTTGGCGGGATCGCCGGTGCCGCCGCCGGGATTGCGAAGATTCTGTTCTTCGTGTTCCTCGTGCTGCTCATCGTCTCCCTCATTGCTGGCGCTGTGCGCGGCCGAACCCCTACGGTCTAG
- a CDS encoding response regulator transcription factor, whose translation MSIRIGIVDNHPVVLLGLRTLLEEQAHFVIAWTADSADQALEWLAERPVDIVVVDLRMPEVSGLDLLRQIQSRAPQCRRVVLSAYAYPQEVKEAYRLGINAYFTKDDPIEDVVDGLQRVAGGDVVIKAEHQSFIEDDFRNPLSPREREILHLLAKGYSNKMIASELTLTQGTVKAHVIRLFQKLNVHSRTEAIKKGLKEGYFSVDDLG comes from the coding sequence ATGAGCATCAGAATAGGGATAGTTGATAATCACCCCGTAGTGCTACTGGGCCTCCGGACTCTTCTGGAGGAGCAGGCGCACTTCGTAATCGCGTGGACGGCGGACTCCGCCGATCAGGCGCTCGAGTGGCTGGCCGAACGGCCCGTGGACATCGTCGTCGTCGATCTCCGTATGCCGGAGGTCTCCGGGCTCGACCTGCTGAGGCAGATCCAGAGCCGCGCGCCGCAGTGCCGGCGAGTCGTGCTCTCCGCCTATGCCTACCCGCAAGAAGTGAAGGAGGCTTACCGCCTCGGCATCAATGCCTACTTTACGAAAGACGACCCCATCGAAGACGTGGTCGACGGGTTGCAACGAGTCGCAGGCGGAGACGTAGTGATCAAGGCAGAGCATCAGAGTTTTATCGAAGACGACTTTCGAAACCCCCTCAGCCCCCGCGAGCGGGAGATCCTGCACCTGCTGGCCAAAGGCTATTCCAACAAGATGATTGCGTCGGAGTTGACCCTGACCCAGGGCACGGTGAAGGCCCATGTGATCCGACTGTTTCAGAAGCTGAACGTCCACAGCCGCACCGAGGCGATCAAGAAGGGGTTGAAAGAAGGCTACTTCTCGGTCGACGACCTGGGCTGA